From Crassaminicella indica, one genomic window encodes:
- a CDS encoding LytR/AlgR family response regulator transcription factor, whose amino-acid sequence MKCIIVEDEYPSREELKYFIKEYSAIEIVEEFEDALSALKFLEKNNVDVIFLDINMPNLDGMTFSKLVAKFKERPKIVFITAYKEYAVEAFEVHAFDYILKPYSKERMIHLLKKLEDQEENRGYKRDKIILCKNEKMIVVDWMDIYYCEAHERETIVYTKDEKYIAKMNISQFLEKIPKDKFYRSHRSYILNLDKIQEIIPWFNNTYNVKLEDLDAIIPVSRNKIKEFRKIMGIS is encoded by the coding sequence TTGAAATGTATTATTGTAGAGGATGAATATCCATCTAGGGAAGAGTTAAAGTATTTTATTAAAGAATATAGTGCTATTGAAATTGTAGAGGAATTTGAAGATGCTTTGAGTGCATTAAAGTTCTTAGAGAAAAATAATGTAGATGTGATATTTTTAGATATCAATATGCCAAACTTAGATGGAATGACCTTTAGTAAATTAGTTGCTAAATTTAAAGAAAGACCAAAAATTGTCTTTATTACAGCCTATAAAGAATATGCAGTAGAAGCCTTTGAAGTGCATGCCTTTGATTATATTTTAAAGCCATATTCAAAAGAAAGAATGATTCATTTATTAAAAAAGCTAGAAGATCAAGAAGAGAATAGAGGGTATAAAAGGGATAAGATTATTTTATGCAAAAACGAAAAAATGATTGTTGTGGATTGGATGGATATATATTATTGTGAAGCCCATGAAAGGGAAACTATTGTTTATACAAAAGATGAAAAATATATTGCAAAGATGAATATTTCACAGTTTTTAGAAAAAATACCAAAGGACAAATTCTATAGAAGCCACCGATCATATATTTTAAATCTAGATAAGATTCAAGAGATTATTCCCTGGTTTAACAATACATATAATGTAAAGCTCGAGGATTTGGATGCAATTATTCCTGTAAGCAGAAATAAAATAAAGGAATTCCGAAAAATTATGGGAATATCTTAA
- a CDS encoding carbon starvation protein A — MVTFILSIGILILGYFLYGKFVENVFGVDDANVTPAVSMEDGVDYIPMSWPRIFLIQFLNIAGLGPIYGAIAGALWGPAAFLWIVFGCIFAGAVHDYFSGMLSIRHKGTSVSEIVGIYLGDTVKTIMRVFSVVLLVLVGVVFVMGPAGLLANITGLSKTLLIGMIIIYYLLATVLPVDKLIGKIYPIFGASLLIMAAGIGVGIIAKGYTIPELTLTNLHPKGTPFFPFLFITIACGAISGFHATQSPLMARCVRKESEGRRIFYGSMIAEGIIALIWAAAAMTFFGGTEGLAATLANGGPGVVVKEISTTLLGTIGGILAMLGVVACPITSGDTAFRSARLVIADAINLKQEKTMNRFYIAIPLFAVGVALTQIDFGIIWRYFSWSNQTLAMIVLWASATYLAKKGKNHWICSIPATFMTGVTTSYILQAPEGFKLATTLSNIVGIALALVFFGIFMSKAKKENKDVKQKYAAL, encoded by the coding sequence ATGGTCACCTTTATTTTATCTATTGGAATTTTAATTTTAGGTTATTTTCTTTATGGTAAGTTTGTGGAAAACGTTTTCGGGGTTGATGATGCAAATGTTACGCCAGCTGTATCTATGGAGGATGGTGTAGATTATATTCCAATGAGTTGGCCGAGAATATTCTTGATTCAATTCTTAAATATTGCAGGATTAGGTCCTATATATGGAGCTATAGCAGGTGCATTATGGGGACCAGCTGCATTTTTATGGATTGTATTCGGATGTATTTTTGCAGGAGCTGTACATGATTATTTCTCAGGAATGTTATCTATTCGTCATAAAGGAACTAGTGTATCAGAGATTGTAGGGATTTATCTAGGAGATACTGTAAAAACAATCATGAGAGTTTTTAGTGTAGTATTATTAGTATTAGTAGGTGTTGTTTTCGTAATGGGTCCAGCTGGACTTTTAGCAAATATAACAGGACTTAGCAAAACATTATTAATCGGTATGATTATTATTTATTATCTACTTGCTACTGTACTTCCAGTAGATAAGTTGATCGGAAAGATTTATCCAATATTTGGAGCATCTCTTTTAATAATGGCAGCAGGGATTGGTGTAGGGATTATTGCTAAAGGATATACAATTCCAGAACTTACATTAACGAACCTACATCCGAAAGGAACACCATTTTTCCCATTTTTATTCATAACGATTGCCTGTGGTGCAATATCAGGTTTTCATGCAACACAATCACCACTTATGGCTAGATGTGTAAGAAAAGAAAGTGAAGGAAGAAGAATATTCTATGGGTCAATGATTGCAGAAGGTATTATTGCGTTGATTTGGGCAGCAGCAGCTATGACATTCTTTGGTGGTACAGAAGGATTAGCTGCAACACTTGCAAATGGTGGACCAGGGGTTGTAGTAAAAGAAATATCAACAACACTTCTAGGTACTATAGGTGGAATCCTTGCAATGCTTGGAGTAGTTGCTTGTCCAATAACATCAGGAGATACTGCTTTTAGAAGTGCAAGACTTGTTATTGCAGATGCTATTAATTTAAAACAAGAAAAGACAATGAATAGATTTTATATTGCTATTCCGTTATTTGCAGTAGGGGTAGCCCTTACACAAATTGATTTTGGAATTATTTGGAGATATTTCTCATGGTCAAATCAAACACTTGCAATGATTGTACTTTGGGCTTCAGCAACATATCTAGCTAAAAAAGGAAAAAATCATTGGATTTGTAGTATACCAGCAACATTTATGACAGGTGTAACAACTTCTTATATATTACAAGCTCCAGAAGGATTTAAATTAGCTACTACGCTTTCAAATATTGTAGGAATTGCTTTAGCGTTAGTATTCTTTGGAATATTTATGAGCAAAGCCAAAAAAGAAAATAAAGATGTAAAGCAAAAATATGCTGCATTATAA